A window from Deltaproteobacteria bacterium encodes these proteins:
- a CDS encoding ABC transporter permease produces the protein MFPLHDVRRRPVRSALTAAGMAIGVAALVLLGGLAEKLGRLVEGGRDFATGQITVSGSGTGAVTGMTRGGLLSREQLAALGAVPGVALVAPLVMFPLSDAPATLPFTLAPLVFGADLVALERNRQSRPPRVRSGRLLPTPGGDEVVLGSQVARYFHVDTGGTIAIRGKTFRVAGVLEPTLTGPDSFLFMPFATAESLLVESEPLLRRLAMVPGSTLLPIATAAAVFWADGEDPEAVAARIRERVDHVSVVSPADAARELDRSLVFLNSIIVGSALVALVVASLAVTNTMFTAVVERRREIGLRRVVGATRRQVVGWLVAEAASLGIAGSLLGLLAGTLAVAGLNAAAERLGAPVFLVTARLAILAGVLPTALAALAGLWPAWRAARLPPTDAIRYA, from the coding sequence ATGTTCCCGCTGCACGACGTGCGCCGCCGCCCGGTGCGGAGCGCCCTCACCGCCGCCGGGATGGCGATCGGGGTGGCGGCGCTCGTGCTCCTGGGCGGGCTCGCCGAGAAGCTCGGCCGCCTGGTCGAGGGTGGGCGCGACTTCGCCACCGGGCAGATCACGGTGAGCGGCTCCGGCACCGGTGCGGTGACCGGCATGACGCGCGGCGGACTCCTCTCCCGTGAGCAGCTCGCCGCGCTGGGCGCCGTCCCGGGCGTGGCTCTGGTCGCGCCGCTCGTGATGTTCCCGCTCTCGGACGCGCCGGCCACTCTTCCTTTCACGCTGGCGCCGCTCGTCTTCGGCGCCGACCTGGTCGCCCTCGAGCGCAACCGGCAGAGCCGGCCCCCCCGCGTGCGGAGCGGCCGCCTGCTCCCCACCCCGGGCGGCGACGAGGTCGTCCTCGGGAGCCAGGTGGCGCGCTACTTCCATGTCGACACCGGCGGGACGATCGCCATCCGCGGGAAGACGTTCCGGGTGGCCGGTGTCCTCGAGCCGACGCTCACCGGCCCCGACAGCTTCCTCTTCATGCCCTTCGCGACCGCCGAGAGCCTGCTCGTCGAGAGCGAGCCGCTGCTCCGCCGCCTCGCCATGGTGCCGGGCTCGACGCTGCTCCCGATCGCGACCGCCGCGGCCGTGTTCTGGGCCGACGGTGAAGATCCGGAGGCGGTGGCGGCGCGCATCCGCGAGCGCGTCGATCACGTTTCGGTCGTGTCACCCGCCGATGCCGCCAGGGAACTCGACCGATCACTCGTGTTCCTGAACAGCATCATCGTGGGGAGCGCGCTGGTGGCGCTCGTGGTCGCCTCGCTCGCGGTCACGAATACCATGTTCACGGCGGTGGTCGAGCGGCGGCGCGAGATCGGGCTCCGCCGCGTGGTGGGCGCCACGCGGCGGCAGGTCGTCGGGTGGCTGGTCGCCGAGGCGGCGAGCCTCGGCATCGCGGGCAGCCTCCTCGGGCTCCTCGCCGGCACGCTCGCGGTCGCGGGCTTGAACGCGGCGGCGGAGCGTCTGGGGGCGCCCGTCTTCCTGGTGACGGCGAGGCTCGCGATCCTGGCCGGCGTGCTGCCCACGGCCCTCGCGGCGCTGGCGGGCCTGTGGCCGGCGTGGCGCGCGGCCCGCCTGCCGCCGACCGACGCGATCCGCTACGCTTGA